In one Ananas comosus cultivar F153 linkage group 12, ASM154086v1, whole genome shotgun sequence genomic region, the following are encoded:
- the LOC109718789 gene encoding vacuolar protein sorting-associated protein 32 homolog 2-like: MSMFSRIFGKPKEQTSALTTLDKLNETLEMLEKKEKVLQKKAAAEVEKAKEFTRAKNKRAAIQCLKRKRLYEQQVEQLGNFQLRIHDQMIMLEGAKATTETVDALRTGAAAMKAMQKATNIDDVDKTMDEINEQTENMKQIQEALSAPIGAAADFDEDELEAELEELESEELEEQLLQPATTAPAAPIHVPSDKQPVRPAPKKTMAEEDELAALQAEMAM, from the exons ATGTCGATGTTTAGTAGGATCTTCGGGAAGCCCAAGGAGCAGACCAGTGCCCTGACGACGCTGGACAAGTTAAATGAG ACCCTTGAGATgctagaaaagaaggagaaagttCTTCAGAAGAAAGCAGCTGCTGAGGTCGAGAAGGCGAAAGAGTTCACCAGGGCAAAGAACAAAAGGG CTGCAATACAATGCTTGAAGAGGAAGAGACTTTATGAGCAACAGGTTGAACAGCTTGGGAATTTCCAATTAAGGATTCACGATCAG ATGATAATGCTTGAAGGTGCAAAAGCTACAACTGAGACTGTTGATGCATTGAGAACTGGTGCAGCTGCTATGAAAGCTATGCAGAAAGCAAC AAACATCGATGATGTCGACAAGACTATGGACGAAATTAATGAACAGACGGAGAACATGAAGCAAATACAAGAAGCATTATCTGCACCAATTGGAGCAGCAGCTGATTTTGATGAA GATGAATTGGAAGCCGAACTCGAAGAGTTGGAGAGTGAGGAATTGGAGGAGCAGCTTCTTCAACCAGCTACAACTGCACCTGCTGCTCCAATACATGTTCCATCTGATAAGCAACCGGTTCGGCCTGCTCCGAAGAAGACTATGGCTGAAGAGGATGAACTCGCAGCATTACAAGCAGAAATGGCAATGTAA